The following are from one region of the Rosistilla carotiformis genome:
- a CDS encoding 4Fe-4S single cluster domain-containing protein, with product MTQSISISRIHYPIHSLGFGTRVGVWFQGCQIQCPGCVSRDTWAAGTDPISLDQLTQTLAPWTAQADGLTISGGEPFDQPDAVAALVDWWRTKNVGDVLLFSGYSAEVLWTRHSDIVSKLDVLISDPYDAKQPQTQPLRGSDNQRMNLLTPLAAERYASLDDSPALDLCFDDDTVWIAGIPKPNAMAEIRKRLAAMGFAAGTSDQLLDGVRG from the coding sequence TTCGGCACCCGCGTTGGCGTCTGGTTTCAAGGCTGCCAGATCCAATGCCCCGGATGTGTCAGCCGCGATACTTGGGCAGCGGGAACCGACCCAATCAGCTTGGATCAACTGACGCAAACCCTGGCTCCTTGGACTGCCCAGGCCGATGGGCTGACGATTTCGGGAGGGGAACCGTTTGACCAACCCGATGCCGTCGCGGCTTTGGTCGATTGGTGGCGCACAAAAAACGTGGGCGATGTGTTGCTCTTCTCCGGCTATTCGGCGGAAGTACTTTGGACGCGGCATTCCGATATCGTATCGAAGCTGGACGTATTGATTAGCGATCCGTATGACGCCAAGCAACCGCAGACCCAACCGCTGCGTGGATCGGACAATCAACGAATGAACTTGCTGACGCCATTGGCGGCGGAGCGATATGCGAGCCTCGATGACTCGCCGGCCCTGGATCTCTGTTTCGATGACGATACGGTTTGGATCGCGGGAATTCCTAAGCCAAACGCGATGGCTGAAATTCGCAAGCGATTGGCCGCGATGGGCTTCGCCGCGGGAACGTCCGATCAATTGCTCGATGGTGTGCGCGGATGA